The window CAGCTTCGGTCATCTGGCTCAATTGATGACACGCCCTAGCAATTCAAATTTTTCGACCAATTGAGCAATTGCATCAATTATCCGCCTGATCTTCGACTAAGAGAATTTGAACTCCTTCAAGAGATGGTGGTTCTTTCGCACTCGAAGTAGCGTCAGGTAGAGGATCGACAATCTTTTCTGGGTGGCAACTTTCTAGGTATTGGTGGGTGATTGGAAGTTGCACAGTAAAGGTCGTTCCTTGATTACAACCGTCACTATGCGCGTGAATTTCACCATGATGCAATTCAACCAACTGCCGCGCGATCGCAAGTCCTAATCCCAATCCGCCGTGAGCACGGGTCGAAGAACTATCAGCTTGCTGAAAGCGATCAAAAATGTGCGGCAAAAACTCTGGGTCAATGCCAATGCCCGTATCGCTAATTCGCAGTTTGATATAGCCATTAGAATCAGACGAAACTTGCAGGTTAACTTGTCCGCCCGTCGGCGTAAACTTGATTGCATTCGTGAGTAGATTCAAAACAATCTGGCGCAATCGCGCTGAATCTGCCTCTATCGTTGAAATCGTAGGATCGAGTTGTACAGACAGATGAATTGTTTTGGCTTTAGCTTGGGGACAAATCGCGTCGATCGTTGCATTAATGAATGCCTTGAGATCTACGGTGCGAATTTCTAGCTGAACTTTTCCGCGCATTAGTCCGGAGATGTCTAGAATATCTTCGATGAGTTGCGCTTGGGCTTGGGCATTTCTCGCGATCGTTCCTAACGCCCGTTGGGTCATATCAGCATCAAGTTGGCGATCGAGCAGTAGCCGCGACCAACCTAGAATCGAGTTAAGAGGTGTCCGTAGTTCGTGAGAAACGACCATAAGAAATTCGTCTTTCAGCCGATTTGCTTCTTCTGCTTGTTGGCGAGCGGCTTCGGCGCGGACAATTTCTGTATTTTTAGCGACCAGTTGAGCTGCCTGATGTTGAACTTCTAGATTCTTTTTAAACAAATCAATGAATACAGAGACTTTAGAAGTCAAAATGACCGGGTTAATCGGCTTGTATAAATAATCCACAGCACCCAGGGTATAACCTTGTGATTGTAGGTCATCGCCGTCCGCAAACGCCGTTAAAAAGATAATTGGGGTGTGTTGATATCGATCGCGCTGACGAATTAATCTTGCCGTTTCAAAACCATCAATTCCTGGCATTTGGACATCAAGCAAGATCACAGCCACCTCATGATGAAGTAAGTACTTCAAGGCGGCTGCACCTGATTGAACTTTGACGAGGTTCTGTCCTAAGCTCTGCAACACAGTCTCTAGGGCAAGCAGGTTTTCGGCGCGATCGTCCACGAGCAGGACGTTGACTTGCGGTTCGATTTTCATTGAGGAAGCAGGAAATAGCTGTACATTTTGCGGCTGATGATTCATCCTTAGTTAGAAATTGACCTATCGGTGAAGCCAAACTCGAAGCGTAGACATCAGTTGATTAGTTTCCACCGGCTTTGTGATGTAATCTGAGGCTCCAGCTTCCATACATTTTTCGCGATCGCCCCGCATTGCTTTTGCGGTTAGCGCAATGATCGGTAACCTTGAAAACTGACTGAGTTGCCGGATTGCCCGTGTCGTTTCGTAGCCATCCATTTCGGGCATCATGACATCCATTAGCACTAAGTCAATGTCTGGATGGTTTTGTAGCATTGTGATGCCTTCTCGACCATTTTCCCCATAGAGAATGTTCACTTGATAGCGTTCTAATACACTGGTGAGGGCGAAAATGTTTCGCATATCGTCATCGACGATCAGAATTTTCTTACCTGCCAGCGTTAAATCTTGTTGCTGCGATCGCTCTAGCATTTCTCGCTGCAACTCTGGTAAATTTGCTTGCACCCGATGCAGGAACAAAGCGGTTTCATCAAGTAAGCGTTCAGGCGATCGCACATCTTTGAGGATGATCGTGTCTGAGATGCGGCGAAGTTCCCGTTCTTCTTGAGCACTTAGCTCTTTTCCAGTGTAAATAATAATCGGTAAGTGTTTTAGCTTAGGGTCTTGCTTCACTTGCTCAATAAAGGCAAATCCGTTTATATCAGGCAATCCTAGATCGAGTACTAGACAATCGAAGTGTCCCGATTTAAGCGCCTCTAAGGCTTCTGTCCCTGTACCAACAGCGGTACTAGCGACATCAGTGTTCCCGATCAGCTCAACAATACTTTGGCGTTGAACGTCGTCATCCTCTACAATCAGCAGATTCTTAACTGAGCGATCGACAAACGCTTTAATGCTGGATAAGGCGTTGAGCAGTACCTCGCTGTTGATCGGCTTTTGCAGGTACGCGATCGCGCCTTGACTTAAACTGCGTTGCAGTCCTTCCTCGACGGACATCACGTGAACCGGAATATGTCGGATATCAGGGTTATGCTTCAATCGATCTAATACCATCCACCCATCGAGAATCGGAAGGCGAATGTCGAGCATAATTGCCGTTGGTTTGAACTGTTGCGCCATTTCCAGACCGACATTGCCACGAGTTGCCACAAGCCCTTTGAAGCCTTGTTGCCTTGCCATATCCAGCAAGATTCGAGCAAAGTTCAAGTCATCTTCGATAATGAGCAGGGTGAAATCGTCTGACTGAATGGTTTCTCGATCATCTTCGATCGCCTGATCAAACATCAATACTGGCTCCGATAGCTCAGTTGTGAGAGCCAGTGGTTGAGATGCGGGTTTAACCAGAACCCTTGATAGTGAGGAAGATGCTGCTGTCGTCGATTCAGATATCAGTGAATGCCAACGTCCACCATCATTTTGAGGGAGATAGAGCGTGAATGTGCTGCCTCGACCGGGTTCGCTCACAAGCCGAATCTCGCCTCCTAACAAACGAGCAATTTCTCGACTAATCGACAAGCCTAAGCCTGTTCCTCCATACTTGCGAGAAGTGGTGCCATCTGCCTGCTGAAAAGCTTCAAAAATGACTTGTTGCTTGTCTGGCGCGATGCCAATTCCTGTATCAGAAACGGCAAAAGCGATCACTCGATCAGCCTGATTTAGCTTGTCTTGATCAGAACTCCAGCCCTCGATCGCTAAGCGAACATTGAGGCTAACTTGACCTTGCTCAGTGAACTTAAAGGCATTGGAGAGTAGGTTCTTTAACACTTGCTGCAACCGTTTGGAGTCAGTGTACAAACTGCGTGGCAACTGCGGATCGAAACTGATCTGAAAATCGAGGTTGCGGTCTTGGGCAACTTGACGAAATGTGCGATCGAGATGATTACGAAGGTCAGTGAATGACATTGGCTCTGGATCGATCGACATCGTACCCGACTCGATTTTTGCCAGATCCAGAATGTCGTTAATCAGTTCGAGCAGGTCGTTTCCAGCGGAATGGATCGTTCGTGCATATTCCACCTGCTTTTCAGTCAGGTTGTGATCGCTGTTGTCAGCAAAGAGCCGCGCCAAAATGAGCAAACTATTCAGTGGGGTTCTCAACTCATGAGACATATTGGCGAGAAACTCAGATTTGTATTTAGAACTTAGAGCAAGCTGTTCGGCTTTTTCTTCTAGCGATCGTCGAGCTTGTTCAATTTCTTGATTTTTGCGTTCAACTTCTTGGTTTTGAACTGCTAACAATTCTGCTTTCTCTTGCAGTTCCTCATTGGTTTGCTGAAGTTGTTCTTGCTGATTCTTGAGTAAGTCTTCAGAGGCTTTCAGAGATTGAGCTTGCTGTTCTAGTCGTTGATTTGTTCCGGTGAGTTCTTTCTGTTGGCTTTGCAGTTCTTCTGCTAGAGATTGGGACTGTTTGAGCAACTCCTCGGTTCGCATACTTGCT is drawn from Leptolyngbya sp. NIES-2104 and contains these coding sequences:
- a CDS encoding hybrid sensor histidine kinase/response regulator → MNHQPQNVQLFPASSMKIEPQVNVLLVDDRAENLLALETVLQSLGQNLVKVQSGAAALKYLLHHEVAVILLDVQMPGIDGFETARLIRQRDRYQHTPIIFLTAFADGDDLQSQGYTLGAVDYLYKPINPVILTSKVSVFIDLFKKNLEVQHQAAQLVAKNTEIVRAEAARQQAEEANRLKDEFLMVVSHELRTPLNSILGWSRLLLDRQLDADMTQRALGTIARNAQAQAQLIEDILDISGLMRGKVQLEIRTVDLKAFINATIDAICPQAKAKTIHLSVQLDPTISTIEADSARLRQIVLNLLTNAIKFTPTGGQVNLQVSSDSNGYIKLRISDTGIGIDPEFLPHIFDRFQQADSSSTRAHGGLGLGLAIARQLVELHHGEIHAHSDGCNQGTTFTVQLPITHQYLESCHPEKIVDPLPDATSSAKEPPSLEGVQILLVEDQADN